The following nucleotide sequence is from Paracrocinitomix mangrovi.
CAAGATGCTAAAGTTGGTTTGGCAGTGTTTCATATAAATAAGCCAAGATATAGTTATGAAATGAGCGATACAACAAGGCTTAGAATGAGATTTGTTTTGCATGGATCAGCCATATTTGCAACAGGTAATGAAGATTTATACTGGTATCCAAATGCCAATATTATGATTCAAGGAAGACAACATGAAGTGCTTCTAGGATCATTGTGGAAGTACAGATTTAGATCTGGCTCTAAGGTTACGGGATTTAATAATGAACTTTCTATTACTGGTGGAGTTGATATTAGAGTTACGAATGTTTTAGATGCTGTTGTGCCACAAGTTTATATTGGAATACATCATTTTTCAGTAGGAATGTCTTATGATGTAAATGTGTCGCGTTTGAACCAGGCATCCAAGTTTAGAGGTGGTTTTGAATTGTCTTTGAGATTTACCAATCCTGATGCATATATTCATAGAAATCCGTGGAGAAGAGGAATATCTATCTAAGCCAATAAATACGTGTAGGTTTATAAAATTTGTATATTAGCTATCTCGAAATTTAGCCAGATGAAACCAGTCAAATTAGTCTTATTAAATGCAGTTTTTGCGGGATTATTGTTTTCTTGCTCAGGATCAGGTGATTCTGACGGTGAAGGTACAGGTGATCCTAATGAATTAGTAAAAGTTGAAGGAGGAAAATTTAAAGGAGGTGTACTAAGAGTAAACTCCATTGAAGATTATACTTCACTTTTCCCTGTTGGGATAAATGATGTTTATTCTACCCACATTGCAGGTAATGTATACGAAGGTTTATTCAGATTTGACCAAAAAACGCTAGAAACACTTCCGGCTTTGGCTGAAAGTTTTGATATCGATAATTCTAAAACGAAATACACTTTTAACATTAGAAAAGGAATTAAATTCCATGATGATGAGTGCTTTGAAGGTGGAAAAGGAAGAGAAGTTACTGCAGATGATTTTAAGTATTGTTTAGAATATGTTTGCTCTAATCACGAAGCTAATAAATGGAATAGCTTTTTCAGAGGTGTAATTGTAGGTGTAGAGGATTATCAAAGTGGTAAAGCTAAGTCTGTTGAAGGAATTAAAGTTGTAAATGATCATACCTTAGAAGTTAAATTGGAAGATCCATTGGCTTCTTTTCCTGACATGTTAGCACTTTTAGCAACGGCTGTTTATCCTCATGAGGCTATTGAAAAATACGGATATGAAGGAATGGATGAACACATGGTAGGTACGGGTCCTTTTATTCCAACTGAAATTTCTAATGGAAAAATTGTAAAGTTTAAACGCAACGAAAACTACTGGAGAGTTGATGAGTTTGGAAATAAATTGCCTTTCCTTGCTCAAATTGAGGTTTCTTTTATCAAGGATAAAAAAGAAGAACTTGAGGCTTTTAAAAATGATGAGCTTGACATGGTTTGGGGATTGCCGGTAGAAGAAATTCCTAACATTATGGGAAGCTTGGAAGAAGCCAAAGAAGGAAAAAACAAAGAGTTCAAAATACAATCAGTTAACTCTTTGAATATTCAGTATTACGGATTCAGATTTACCAGTGAAACATTCAAGGATATTAACGTACGTAAAGCATTCAATTATGCAGTTGACAGAGATTCATTAGTTGAGTTTGTATTGGATGGAGAAGGTGTTGCTGCACACAACGGATTTGTTCCTCCAATGAAAAGCTATCCATATGAATCAGTAAAAGGATTTAACTATGATCCAAAATTGGCAAAGCAATTCATGGCTAAAGCAGGATATCCAAATGGTAAAGGTTTTCCTGAACTGACACTTTATTTAAATAAAAGTGGAGGTGTGAACGTTAAGATTGCTGAGTTTATTACTGCTATGTTAAAAGATAACTTGGGTGTTAAAATTAAGTTGGAAACAATGCCAATGTCAGATTTGTATCCTAAAGTAGAGGCAGGTGAGTTAGATTTCTGGAGATTTGGTTGGATAGCGGATTATCCAGACCCTGCAACTTTCTTGCACTTGTTCCATAGCTCAACCAATGCAGAAAGTGGAGATAAAGCCAATAATTACTTTGGGTATTCAAGTGAAAAATTTGATGCAACTTTTGAAGAAGCATTAAAAGAAATTGATCCTGAAAAGAGAAATAAATTGTATGCTGCGGCTGATCAAATTATTATTGATGATGCGGTAATTATGCCATTGATGTTTACAGTTGGAATTAGGTTGATTAATCCTGAATTGAATGACTTTGATATCAATGAAATGGAGTATAGAGATATGTCTGTCGTATACCTTAAGGAAAGAGAAAAGTCAAATGTAAGAGTGTATGACAATATCGGAGGAGAAGAAGACGAAGAATACAGTGAAGAATAAAATCTAGATCTTATATAAAAAAAGGCCTCATTAAATGAGGCCTTTTTTATTGATATATTCTTCTGTAATTAAGCCGAAATCAAATGCTTTTCAATAATGTATTTTGCAATTTGCACCGCATTTGTTGCTGCTCCTTTTCGTAAATTGTCTGCTACAATCCAAAGGTTAAGTGTGTTTGCTTGAGTTTCATCTCGTCTAATTCTTCCTACAAATACATCATTTTTACCCTTAGCATACAATGGCATTGGATAAGTATTTGTATCTGGATTATCTTGTACTACGACTCCATCCATTTCATGTAATAATCGTCTAACTTCAGATAAATCAAAATCATTTTCAAATTCAATGTTTACTGACTCAGAATGACCTCCTGAAACAGGAACTCTTACAGCTGTAGCTGTAACTTGAATTGAAGGGTCAAGAATCTTTTTAGTTTCATTCGTTAACTTCATCTCTTCTTTGGTGTATCCGTTATCTTCAAATACATCACAATGAGGTAAACAGTTACCTACAATTGGATACGGATAAGCCATTTCCCCTTCTCTTTCATTCATCTCATTTTCCATTTGAGTGATGGCTTTCATTCCTGTACCTGAAATAGACTGATAGGTAGATACCACAACTCTTTTAATCTTATACTTTTTGTGTAATGGAGCTAATACCATCACCATCTGAATTGTAGAACAGTTAGGATTAGCGATTATTTTATCATTTTCTGTAATCAAATCAGCATTGATTTCAGGAACAATCAATTTGTGATCAGGTGACATTCTCCATGCAGAAGAATTATCAATAACAGTAGTGCCCACTTCTGCAAATTTAGGTGCCCATTCTAATGATGTTGAACCACCAGCACTGAAAATGGCAATTTCAGGTTTTTGCTCAATAGCATCTTCAATACTAATTATCTTATAAGTATTTCCCTTATAGGTTAATGTCTTACCAACTGATCTTTTTGAAGCTACTATAAGCAATTCATCTACTGGTAAATTGTATTCTTCAACAACATCCAAAATCTCTCCTCCAACAAGGCCTGTAGCACCTACTACTGCTATTTTCATATTAATTTAATTTGATTGTGGGACAAAAATAGTACATTTAAGAGCGTTAAAATCAAGGATTCATGCGATTTTGTTTAACACTTTTATTATTTGCTGTTAATTTGACTCTATGGTCGCAGTTTTCTGATGATTTTACAGACGGAGACTTTACTGCTAATCCAACCTGGACAGGTCAAACAAGCAATTTCATAGTCAATACTTCTGGTGAATTACAATTAAATGCACCAGCAGCAGCTGATACTTCTTATTTATCTATTCCAACTGCTAATATTGACAATACTACCTGGGACTTTTATTTGAGAATGGAGTTTAATCCATCAAGTTCAAATTATGCAAGAATCTATTTAGTTTCAGATAACGCCGATTTAAAGGCTAGCCTAAATGGTTACTTTGTGATGATGGGAGGTACGCCTGACGAAATAAGTTTGTACCGTCAAGATGGTCTAACAACTACCAAAATCATAGACGGAGTAGACGGTTCATTAAACAATGATCCTGCACTGGCAAGAGTAAGAGTTACTAGAGATAATTTAGGAAACTGGGAATTGTTAAGAGATACAACCGGGAATTATAGCTTTATTTCAGAGGGAACTGTTTTAGACGCAGCTTATACAACCACTGCTAATTTTGGTGTGTTTTGTAAGTATACAGCTACGAGATCTACTTTGTTTTTCTTTGATAATATGGGTGATCCGTATGTGGATGCAACACCTCCAAGTATTGATACTGTAATTCCAATTAACTTTACGCAAGTAGACGTTCACTTTTCTGAGCCATTAAACCAAACAATAGCAGAAACTGTGGGTAGTTGGTCTGTAAATCCCGGACCTACTTCAGGTACTTTTACACCAACTTTAGATGGTTCTGATCCATCATTGGTACACCTTAATTTCACAGCTGCATTTGATAACAACACTTCACATACTCTTTCTACTTTTGGAATTGAAGATCTTGATGGAAATCCATCTTCTGAAAACAAGAATTTTTTGTTCTTCATTGCTGATTCAGCAGTTTACAATGACATAATCATCACAGAGTTTATGGCTGATCCTTCTCCGCCTGTTGGTTTGCCTGAAACCGAATTTGTTGAATTGTATAATCGTTCTAACAAATACATTAACCTTGATGGTTGGACACTTTCTGATGCTTCATCTGCAGGTACATTTGGAAGCTACTTGTTGGGTCCTGATGAATATGTTTTGGTAACTAATACCGGAGATGCACTGCAGTTTTTCGTTCCTAATTCAACGGAGATATCCTTGCCTTCCTTGAATAATTCTGATGATGCTATTGTTATCAAAAATCAGTATGGTGCTATTATCGACTCTATTTTTTATAACCTTGATTGGTATCATGATGCTGCCAAAGAAGATGGTGGTTGGACAGTTGAAAGAAAGCACAATGATGCACCTTGCAATGATGCGTCAAATTGGGCTGCTTCTGTCAATTCAAATGGCGGAACTCCTGCAGAGCAAAATTCAGTGTGGACAGATCAAAACGACACATCTCTTCCATCAGTAGTTGATTTTACAGTAGTTAATGAAACTAGCGTACTAATTGATTTTAGTGAAGTGTTAGACACTACCTATAGTTTGCAATTGTCAGTTGATCCCAACATTAATTCATTAAGCTGGTCATATGCATCTTTGCAAAGTGCTGACATCACTCTGGATATTCTTCAAGCAAATCAACTTTATACGCTTACAATTTCAAATGCGCAAGATTGTTGGGGTAATGTAATGAATAGTCAAAATATTCAATTGGGAATTCCTGATTCAGTTGAAGTAGGAGATGTTTATTTAAATGAGGTAATGTTTAATCCATTAACAGGTGGTTCAGATTACATTGAGTTGTATAATCAATCTGATAAAATAATTGATTTAAAAGATTTGATGCTGGCCAATTGGGATGACAGTGTTGCAAATATTAAATCCATTTCTACTGATCAAAAACTTTTGCTTCCTGGAGGGTATGCGTTAATTACAGAAGATTCTTTGGATGTCATCAATGATTTTTCGGTTTATGGAAGCGGAACTTTTACAGAGGCAGATTTACCTACTTACCCAAATGATTCAGGAACCGTTTATTTGTTGTCTGGGGCAGGTATAATAGATTTTTTCCATTATGATGAAGATTATCACTTCAAATTAATTTCTGATGTAGATGGAAAATCTTTAGAACGCATATTATATGACGGTGGAATGAATAATCCAGACAACTGGAGAACAGCAGCAGAATATGCTGAGTGGGGAACCCCGGGTTATTTGAATTCACAAACATTTGCTCCAACGCCTCAAGGAAATGTGTCTTTGGATCCAACTACTTTTTCACCTGATAATGACGGATACCAGGATGTACTTACTATTACTATTGATCCAGCTGGAAATGACAATGTGGTGGATGTAGAAATATTTGATAATAGAGGAAGATTAATACGACTATTAAAAGACAATTATTTTGTAGGAGACCAAGCCATTATAACTTGGGATGGCGTAGCTGATTCTGGAGAAAAAGCACAAATTGGAACTTACATCATTCTGGTTTCTATTTTAGATGAAAACGGAAACCAGAAGCAATATAAATTAGTAGCTGTTTTAGCTGGTAAACTTTAATTTTATGATCAACCCAAAACTTATGCTTGCCTTTGTGGCAATGGTCTTATCTTTTCA
It contains:
- a CDS encoding peptide ABC transporter substrate-binding protein; amino-acid sequence: MKPVKLVLLNAVFAGLLFSCSGSGDSDGEGTGDPNELVKVEGGKFKGGVLRVNSIEDYTSLFPVGINDVYSTHIAGNVYEGLFRFDQKTLETLPALAESFDIDNSKTKYTFNIRKGIKFHDDECFEGGKGREVTADDFKYCLEYVCSNHEANKWNSFFRGVIVGVEDYQSGKAKSVEGIKVVNDHTLEVKLEDPLASFPDMLALLATAVYPHEAIEKYGYEGMDEHMVGTGPFIPTEISNGKIVKFKRNENYWRVDEFGNKLPFLAQIEVSFIKDKKEELEAFKNDELDMVWGLPVEEIPNIMGSLEEAKEGKNKEFKIQSVNSLNIQYYGFRFTSETFKDINVRKAFNYAVDRDSLVEFVLDGEGVAAHNGFVPPMKSYPYESVKGFNYDPKLAKQFMAKAGYPNGKGFPELTLYLNKSGGVNVKIAEFITAMLKDNLGVKIKLETMPMSDLYPKVEAGELDFWRFGWIADYPDPATFLHLFHSSTNAESGDKANNYFGYSSEKFDATFEEALKEIDPEKRNKLYAAADQIIIDDAVIMPLMFTVGIRLINPELNDFDINEMEYRDMSVVYLKEREKSNVRVYDNIGGEEDEEYSEE
- a CDS encoding aspartate-semialdehyde dehydrogenase; its protein translation is MKIAVVGATGLVGGEILDVVEEYNLPVDELLIVASKRSVGKTLTYKGNTYKIISIEDAIEQKPEIAIFSAGGSTSLEWAPKFAEVGTTVIDNSSAWRMSPDHKLIVPEINADLITENDKIIANPNCSTIQMVMVLAPLHKKYKIKRVVVSTYQSISGTGMKAITQMENEMNEREGEMAYPYPIVGNCLPHCDVFEDNGYTKEEMKLTNETKKILDPSIQVTATAVRVPVSGGHSESVNIEFENDFDLSEVRRLLHEMDGVVVQDNPDTNTYPMPLYAKGKNDVFVGRIRRDETQANTLNLWIVADNLRKGAATNAVQIAKYIIEKHLISA
- a CDS encoding lamin tail domain-containing protein is translated as MRFCLTLLLFAVNLTLWSQFSDDFTDGDFTANPTWTGQTSNFIVNTSGELQLNAPAAADTSYLSIPTANIDNTTWDFYLRMEFNPSSSNYARIYLVSDNADLKASLNGYFVMMGGTPDEISLYRQDGLTTTKIIDGVDGSLNNDPALARVRVTRDNLGNWELLRDTTGNYSFISEGTVLDAAYTTTANFGVFCKYTATRSTLFFFDNMGDPYVDATPPSIDTVIPINFTQVDVHFSEPLNQTIAETVGSWSVNPGPTSGTFTPTLDGSDPSLVHLNFTAAFDNNTSHTLSTFGIEDLDGNPSSENKNFLFFIADSAVYNDIIITEFMADPSPPVGLPETEFVELYNRSNKYINLDGWTLSDASSAGTFGSYLLGPDEYVLVTNTGDALQFFVPNSTEISLPSLNNSDDAIVIKNQYGAIIDSIFYNLDWYHDAAKEDGGWTVERKHNDAPCNDASNWAASVNSNGGTPAEQNSVWTDQNDTSLPSVVDFTVVNETSVLIDFSEVLDTTYSLQLSVDPNINSLSWSYASLQSADITLDILQANQLYTLTISNAQDCWGNVMNSQNIQLGIPDSVEVGDVYLNEVMFNPLTGGSDYIELYNQSDKIIDLKDLMLANWDDSVANIKSISTDQKLLLPGGYALITEDSLDVINDFSVYGSGTFTEADLPTYPNDSGTVYLLSGAGIIDFFHYDEDYHFKLISDVDGKSLERILYDGGMNNPDNWRTAAEYAEWGTPGYLNSQTFAPTPQGNVSLDPTTFSPDNDGYQDVLTITIDPAGNDNVVDVEIFDNRGRLIRLLKDNYFVGDQAIITWDGVADSGEKAQIGTYIILVSILDENGNQKQYKLVAVLAGKL